A segment of the Triticum urartu cultivar G1812 chromosome 1, Tu2.1, whole genome shotgun sequence genome:
TCTCCATGTACTCATACACCAAGATCATCTCGTTCTGCTCATCGCAATATCCGATGAGCGACACGAGGTGACGGTGTCGCAGCCCCGACAGCAGCTCGATCTCTGTCCGGAATTCTTTGAGCCCTTGGTGGGACTTCTGGTTGCCCCGCTTGACTGCGACTTTGGTGCTGTCCTGCAGAACTGCTTTGTATACCTTCCCAAACCCCCCAACTCCGACAACCATCTGCTCGTCGAAGTGTTTTGTTGCCACTTGCAGCAAAGCAAAAGGAATTCGGTAGCTTACATCACTGTTTGTCCCAGATGTATGAGTGGTCCGGCTGGTTGTTCGGGTACCTATGCTAAGGAAGCTAAGGCCATTGAGGGTAAGTGGTGACCAAGAACTTGAAGGTCGACTTGTCGGTGCCCGCCGCGgcttcttctccttctttcttCTGAGGACAAAGCAGAGAATAATAGCAATGCTAACAGCACCAACACCTCCGAGAACAGGGCCCAATATGATAGCCAGTTTCCTTTTTGGCGTTGCTGGTGGCCACACAACATAAATAGTGCCAGTACTGATGTTCATCTTCATGATCTCCAGGCCGTTCAAGATGCCATCTGGTGCCACATTGCTCAAGCTGGAAGGCCCAATGCCGACACTTAGCTTACCAGAAGGATTGCTTGACTTCAAGACAAATTCCGTGTAGTATGGCACAGCCAAGGTACCAAAAACTTTTTCAGAGAGGTCAAGATTTTCTAACGCTAACCCGCCATCCACATAAATATCAAAGTAGAGGGAATATGCTGCCTTGCTCACTATGTCACAAAAATGGAACCGGATCAGATAGCTCGAACGACCGTCAACATCAAATTGCCATGTCATGTTGGACGCTGGGCTGGTTCTATTTTGCACAGCCAACCGCCTTGCAGTGTTGTACACACTGTCCGGTGCATCCTCCTTGGTTGCAGCTCCTTTCTGATAATTCAGCTTCCCTTGGTAAGCAAACAGTTCAGTGGTAGTGGAATTTATGAAGAAGTTCTGGTCAGTATCCCATGAACGCGAGAGTGTGTCATTGACAACGGTCACCTCCCGTCCACCTACATTAATCCTGTAGAATGTCTGAAATGACTGTGTTGCAAGGCCAAGATACTGGCCGGAGGGATTCACAGTTTGGGCTGAATCCTGTATCAGATCATCAGGAACAGATATTACTTCAATAGCATTGATAAAAGATGTGCTGTTTCCAAGAGGCACAAATGAGAGAATCAGCATATCCTCGGTAATATTCAGCGAATACTCCCTGACCAACAGTGAGGAATTGCTCGGCGGAGTGAAATTGTCAAGTAACACAACATGCTGGGTGGACACTTTGAACTTTGCCGCGGCAAGATCATAGCTCTGGTATCTGAAACCGAAGAAGTGTAGCCGGACAAAATGCCGGCCACGGCTCTTCATGTTGAAGGAGTAGGACGACGGCACAATGAATATCCTTGCAGTTTTATACAGCACAGGATTGTCAGAACTTATGACTGCATCCAGCAAGGTGTTTGCGGGGACGCTGTGATGTGATGTCAATATAGTCG
Coding sequences within it:
- the LOC125548919 gene encoding receptor-like protein kinase HERK 1, with translation MGTTTEQKIALLLLGTIWVLLGTCNAAEFTPADNYLINCGSTVDANLNDGRVFKADNSGSTILTSHHSVPANTLLDAVISSDNPVLYKTARIFIVPSSYSFNMKSRGRHFVRLHFFGFRYQSYDLAAAKFKVSTQHVVLLDNFTPPSNSSLLVREYSLNITEDMLILSFVPLGNSTSFINAIEVISVPDDLIQDSAQTVNPSGQYLGLATQSFQTFYRINVGGREVTVVNDTLSRSWDTDQNFFINSTTTELFAYQGKLNYQKGAATKEDAPDSVYNTARRLAVQNRTSPASNMTWQFDVDGRSSYLIRFHFCDIVSKAAYSLYFDIYVDGGLALENLDLSEKVFGTLAVPYYTEFVLKSSNPSGKLSVGIGPSSLSNVAPDGILNGLEIMKMNISTGTIYVVWPPATPKRKLAIILGPVLGGVGAVSIAIILCFVLRRKKEKKPRRAPTSRPSSSWSPLTLNGLSFLSIGTRTTSRTTHTSGTNSDVSYRIPFALLQVATKHFDEQMVVGVGGFGKVYKAVLQDSTKVAVKRGNQKSHQGLKEFRTEIELLSGLRHRHLVSLIGYCDEQNEMILVYEYMEKGTLKSHLYGSDMPPLSWKKRVEICIGAARGLHYLHTGFAKSIIHRDVKSANILLDENLMAKVSDFGLSKTGPELDQTHVSTAVKGSFGYLDPEYYRRQKLTDKSDVYSFGVVLLEVICARPVIDPTLPRDMINLAEWAIKWQKRGELGQIVDQRIAGTIRPESLRKYGETVEKCLVDYGVDRPTMGDVLWNLEFVLQLQEAGPDISNVDSMNQISELPSDARRMGSLEIGTADEADEGRTHMDYSQMSTNDAFSQLMNTEGR